TGTTACGTTTGCAGGATTTTCAATACCAAGTTGTCCTGCCATCTTATTTATCTGACTCAGCAGATTTTCACCCGTTATTTTTACCGGATCCATTTATCCTCTCCTTTTGCGATCAAGCCATACCATAACACCCTTTTGGGCATGGAGCCTGTTTTCCGCCTCTGTAAAAATCTCTTCAGCATGTGCTTCAAAAATCTCTTCACTCACTTCATATCCCCTATATGCAGGGAGACAGTGCAAAAAGATTGCATCAGGTTTTGCTAATGCCATCATCTGCTTATCTACCATATATCCTTGAAAATCTTTAAGTCTCTTCTCTTTCTCATCCTCTTGTCCCATACTAATCCAAGTATCAGTGGTTACAACATCAGCATTTGCAACAGCCTCTTTGGGATCGTTTGTAAATTCTATCTTCGCTCCACTCTCTTTGGCAAAACGCAATGCATCTTCTACCACATTTTTTGCTGGCTCATACCCTTTTGGCGTTGCGATACGGAGTGTAAATCCTAGTTTACTTACTAGCATGAGCCATGAGTGCGCCATATTGTTCCCATCGCCCACATAAGCAACTACGGGATTTTCGGCTTTTCCAAACTCTCTCATAGTCAAATAGTCAGCCATGAGTTGCACAGGATGGTACTCGTTTGTAAGACCATTAATAACAGGCACTTTACTATAGGCCGCAAACTCTTCAAGTTTTGCCTGCTCGAAGGTGCGGATCATAACCATATCACACATACGGCTCACTACCCGCGCGGTATCTTTCATAGGCTCGCCACGCCCTAGCTGCAAATCGTTTTTACTCAAAAAAAGACCAATACCTCCAAGCTGATAGATCCCCACCTCAAAACTTACTCGCGTACGTGTAGAGCTCTTTTCAAAAATCATTGCAAGAGTCTGATTTTCAAGATATGGCACAAACTCTTTGCGTTTTGTCTCTGTTTTTATCTGCTCGGCTAATGTAATAATTTCTAAAATCTCTTCTTTCGTAAAATCTTTGAGTGTCAAAAAGTGTCTCAAAGGCCATCCTTTTAGCAAAATAGAAACAGTTATTATAGCAGTTTTGCTGCCTCTTTGGCATGATAGGTAATAATGATATCTGCACCAGCCCTCTTAAAGCCTAGAAGCGTCTCCATCATCACCCGTTCATAATCGATCACACCAGCGCGCGCTGCCATTTTGAGCATCGAGTACTCGCCACTAACATTATAAACCGCTAAAGGAAGCATACTTGCTTCTCTAATATCACGCACAATATCAAGATATGCTAGAGCTGGCTTTACCATCAAAATATCTGCGCCTTCTGTTTCATCTTCGATACTTTCCAAAATCGCTTCTCGTCTATTTGCAGGATTCATCTGATAACTGCGTCTATCTCCAAAGCTAGGAGCCGACTCAGCCACATCGCGAAACGGACCATAGTATGAGCTGGCAAACTTTGTTGAATAACTCATAATAGGAATATGGCTAAAACCAGCTTCATCAAGTCTAGCACGAATAGCTGTAATCATCCCATCCATCATACCACTTGGAGCTATCATATCGGCTCCCGCTTTTGCATGGACAATTGCCTGCTCAGCTAAAAGAGTGAGCGTTGAATCATTATCTACCGTTTGCAACTTTGGATCAAGCACACCACAGTGCCCGTGATCGGTGTATTCACAAAAACAGAGATCTGTCACCACAAACATATCAGGATGTGTTTCCTTAATTGCTCTTACAGCTCGTGCAATAATACCATGCTCACAGAGCGCTTCACTCCCTACACTATCTTTTGTATCTGGGATACCAAAGAGGATAACTGCTTTGAGTCCCAAAGATTTGAGCTCTTCACACTCTTTGAGGATCTCATCAATACTCATCTGATAGACTCCTGGCATAGAAGCTATCTCATTTTTTACCCCCTCACCGTTTCTTACAAAAAGAGGATAGATAAAATCGTTGATATCGAGCCTTATCTCTTGGACAAGATCGCGCAATACTGGATTGATGCGAAGCCTTCTAAATCTTTTAAACATTTGCATTTCCTTTGCATATAAGTTCTTTTGATATAATTTCATTACATTTTACCAAAAGTAGGCTAAATGGATATAAAGGTAAGCGAAAAAGCCAATCTCCCAACAAAATATGGTGATTTCACAATACAGTGTTTTGCCCAAGGGTGCAAAGAGCATCTTGTGATTATGAAAGAGCCTCTCGGCGATGTACCGGTAGTGCGGGTACATTCAGAGTGTCTCACAGGAGATACCCTCGGCAGCAAAAAATGCGATTGCGGCGAGCAGTTAGAGTTTGCCCTTAACTACATCGCAAAGCATGGTGGTATGGTGATATATCTTCGCCAAGAGGGGCGCAATATCGGGCTTCTCAATAAAGTAAACGCCTATGCGCTCCAAGATAGAGGCTATGATACAATTGAAGCAAACCATCAGTTAGGTTTTAGTGCAGATGAGCGCACCTATGAGATGGTAGAGTTCATTCTCGACTTTTACGGCATCAAAAAGATAAAGCTCCTTACCAACAATCCAAAGAAGATCGAAAGCCTTAAAGATGTGGAGATTATTGAACGCATACCTATCAAAGTAACACCCAACCCCCACAATGAAAAATATCTTCAGATTAAAAAAGAGAAGATGGGGCATCTCCTATAATTTCGCTAAAAGCTTGGCAACTGCCGGCACATTGCACGCTATAATTATAAAAAGCTTGTATAAAGGAACAATTTGCAAGATAAGTTGGAGCTCTTTTCACAAAAATTGCTTGAGTGGAATGCCATTCACAATCTCACAGGAGCAAAAACTCCACAAGAGGTACAAAACAATATAAATGATTCGCTCTATCCTTTGCAGTTTTTAGACTCTACACCCCAAAAAGCCCTCGATATTGGCACAGGGGCAGGATTTCCTGGACTTGTGCTTGCAATTGCCATGCCACAGACTCATTGGATCTTGGTTGAGCCGCGAAAAAAACGTGCATCCTTTTTGCACTACATCAAAACAGCATTAAAGCTAGACAATGTCACAGTTATACCCTCTCGCATAGAAGAGATTGCGCCAACAAAAGTAGATCTCATTACATCACGAGCTGTAATGCCAACAAAAGATCTGCTACAATTGGCAAAAGATTTTATCGATAAAGAGACTACAATCCTTTTGTATAAAGGGGAGGAAGTAACAAGAGAGCTTGATGATATTACAAATTATCAAATCAAGCAAAATGGCAAACGCCGCTATCTTTTTTTAAAGGGAAAAGATGTTATTTAAAATTCTACTTTTAGCAGCTATTATTGGAGGAGTCTACTACTTCTTTATCAAAAAAAAGCCACTGCCAGATAAAGAGACAGATGTGATGGTCGAGTGTGATAAGTGTGGTACATATTTTAGTAGCAAAGAGGCAATTATCAAAGATGGTAAATACTACTGCTCTAAAAAATGCGCAGGAGTAAAAGAGTGATAATCTTTGGTCATCCCAAAATACCTAGTCCACCGATTATCACAATCAAAAGCAAAGAAGAGATCGCACAAATTCCAGCCAATGCAATTGTAGCTTTTGCGTTTGATTTCGATCTTTTGCACTACTGCCGAGACAACAACATCACTTGTGCAGTGTGGATCTCTTCTACCACTGAAGCAGTCTATGCAAATGCTCTGGAAGCAAAATTTTTGCTCTGCAACCTCCCTTTAGCAAAAGAGGTACAAAAAGTAGCTGAAAATTATCTTTTCGATGCGAAAGTGATAGCCAAAATCGATGAGAGACTCATAGAAAAAGCAATAGAAGCTGCAATTGATGGAGTACTACTCACAAACTATACGCGCTAAGTTGGGGCTTAGTTTCACAAGCACTTCGTAACTGATTGTACCAATCTCTTTGGCTACTCTTTTTGCATCATCAAAAATGCATATCTTATCTTGCTTGCCCTCTACGATAATATTATCCATACTCACACGCCCTAAAATCTTTCCATCTACAATGCTTTTTTGAGCACGAAAAATTCCATCACCATAGCCAATATCATAAGCTGAAACCACCATATCACGATCAGCTTCAAACACGCCTCCATACCCTACCCTCTGCCCTTTTTTAAGCACTCTTGAAGAGAGCCTCCTTGCCCAAAGAGAAAGAACCGGTTTTAATGGAGGAGATTTAAAAATCTCATCAGTTTCCAAATAGCCATACGCTGCAATACCGACTCTAGCAAAATCATCCTCTATTCTTTGCTTTCGAAAGAGCGCTGCTGAGTTGCAAGAGTGAAAGAGTGGCTTTGGTAATTCATACCTTTTAACAAGCTCCAAACTTCTCTTTTTTACCTCATCAAAATTTCTCTCTTGCCAAAAAAGCTCACTGCTTAGCTCATCTGCACTGCGAAAATGGGTAAAGACGCCTTTGAGATTGAGCGCTCTTTTTTGAATAATTTTAAAAGCCTCTTCCAATTCATCTGGCACAATACCGTTGCGGTGCATCCCTGTATCGATTTTAAGCTCAATATGAGAGCCAGTGGGAAATCTTTTGAGATCTTCTAAGCTATTGATGGTATAGTGGAACTTCTCTTTTTGCTGTGGAGCATCAGCTAAAATGAGAATATAATCAAAAAGATTTTCTATTTCTTTAGCTTCAGCGGTATTCCTTACCACAGCCCTTTTGATGCCATACTCACTTGCCAACTTGGCAATCTCCAAAAGCCCATGCCCATAGGCATTATCTTTTAAAACAATAGCAACCTTCTCATTGCCACCCGCTTTTTTGGCGATAAGCTCTAAATTGTGAAAAAAGGCGTTTTTACTAAGTTTTATATATGCCATATCTACTCTTTGATAAATCTATTAAAAAATTCTTTACTATTTAAAATCTCTATATCTTTACTAACAAAATTTTCATCATTTGATATGATCATATTACAATTTTGTTTTTTTGCCATTATATATTGAAGTGTATCTTCTAAATCTTTAAAATCCTTATCTCTTAACATCAAATCACACGCCTTTTCTACATCTTCATTTGAAAATTCAATCAATGTTAGTGTTTTTATAATTTTTTGAATGTTCAATATTGCCTTTTCTTTATCAATTTTTGCATTAATATAATATATTGTAGTAATTAAATCACAAGATGTAAAAATTTGATGATTTAAAATTAAATATTCATACGTTTTTACACTATATTCATGAAATTCTCTTTTAATATCCAAAATATCTAAAATAATATTAGCGTCTAAAAATATTTTCATATATTATTACCCATCTCCTCTTTTACAGATTGAATAGTTTTTCCAACTAAACTTCCAGGTTCAACTTGCATAATAGATTGAAAAGCTCTTAGTTTTTCCTCTTTGAGATACTCTTGATATTTTTCTTCTATAAGTTTTCTAATAACTTCCGATTGTGTGGTTTTTTCTTTTTTTGCAATCTCTTCCAAATGTTTGGCTATGATTTCATCTAATAAAAAATTTTTCCTCACAGTCATATTCTCTCCATATGTACAAGTTTATATGCATTATAGCATACATATTGCATACTACATATAATATGTATTATAAGCTATTATGTGTCAAGTGCAACCTAAAAATGTACCAAGATGCGAAGTGAAAATGTACCACTTTGAAACTAAAAATTGTTATCGAGTCTAGTAAGGACACCAGCTTTTCTTTTTTGCTTAAGCCTGTAGCTTTCACCTTGGATATTGAGTATATGGCTATGGTGAATAAGTCTATCAAGAACAGCAGTAGTTAACGCTTCATCATTGTTTAACACCTCCTTGAATTTTGTAAAAGATAGATTGCTTGTAATGATAATTGAACCTGTTTCATATCTTTTGTTGATTACCTGAAAAAAGAGATTGGCCTGGTTTTCATTGAGCTTGATATAGCCAAATTCATCGATAATCAAGAGTTTTACTGTATTGATAACCTTTTTGAAATAGTACTGCAATCTGTTTGTCTGCTGGGCTATCTCAAGTTGCAATAACAGATCTGCTGCAGTGATGAATTTTGTTTTTATTCTTGCTTGTGTAGCCAAATATCCCAAAGCTATGGCCAGGTGGGTTTTCCCAACACCGCTTGGTCCAATAAGCAGGATATTTTCGGCATTCTCTATAAATCTTAAAGTAGAAAGTTCATTAATAATATTTCTATCTACCGCAGAAGATGAGAAATCAAACATCTCCAGAGTCTTTACTTTTGGAAAGCCTGCCATTTTTAGTGTTGTTGCTTTTGAACGCTCTATCTTCTTTTGATGTTCATATCTAAAAAGCTCAAGCAAAAAGTGACTGTATGAAAGATTCTTTTTAGCTGCTTCTTGAGCTATGGATGAAAAGCTCTCTTTAATGGCAGGAAGTTTAAAAAGCGCAGCATACTCTTGTATCTGTTCATTTATACTGTGTATCTCTTTATGCATGGCAAACTCCCAAAAGCGCATCATACTCCTCTAAAGAACTCTTAGCTGTATTATGTATGTTTATGCTGTTTTTATACTTTTTATTTGACAAGGAAAGCTTTTTGTCTATGCAATTGTCATATTCATTTTTGTTATGCAAGCTTTTTGGCTTGGCTGAAATTATTAGCGGCAGCAGAGCTTTTTGCTCTTTTATAAAGAGCTCTTTTGGTTTTTGCTTCGTTGTTGCGTGCACTCTATTATGAACGATTTCAAGCCACTGAAATATCTGGCTGTTAAGAAGCTTTGTATCTATAACAAGCGAAGAGTTTTTGAGTCTTGCTTTCAAAGGAATATAGAAGTTTCCTTTCATATAGCCTATAACTCTCTCTACCTTCCCTTTTGTTTTTGCCCTGTAGGGTTTACAAAGTTTTGGAATAAATCCATACTCTTTGGAAAAATCCAAAAACCTCTCATTAAATCTGTGTTTTGCATTCCCGTAAGCGTTATGCTCTATCACCACGCTTTTGAGGTTGTCGTAAAGAATGGTTCTTGGCACTCCCCCAAAGAAGGCGAAAGCCTTTTTATGACAATTTATAAAACTATCAAAGCGCATATTGTCTGTAAAGCAGATAAATGCGTATCTGCTATAGCCCAAAATCATCGCAAAGGCATAAACGGGATTCTTCCCTCTTCGTATCACCGTCCAGTCAGCTTGCGCCTGCTCGCCCGGATCTGTCTCAAATCGTACTACCTCTTCCTCTTTTACGTTCATATGCTCTTTATAAAGCCCGCTCATAAACGCCTGCAATATTCTTATCTTCCCCTCATACCCTTTGGCTGTAATCTCCCGGTATATTACCGTTGAAGGAATTTTATCCGGCAACCCTTGAGCTATTCTCTTTTTTATATACTCTTTGTATGGATCGAGCTTCGATTTGTAAACTCTCGGTTTTCTTGGCAGAAGCTTATCCTCTTTGAGTCTTTTGGATACGGTTCTTCTATCAAGTCCTGTCATCCTTGCAATAGCTCTTATGCTGTATCCTTGTCTGTAAAGTGTATGTACCATCACAAACTCCTCGTATGTAATCACTATTGCCTCCAAATATTTTTGGAAGCGATTATATTCTTTTATATTTCCTCATCTCATGGATGGTACATTTTCATCTTGCGTCTGTGGTGTATTTTAACATTGCAGGTGACAATTATGACAAAAAACTCCTCTTTCGTAATAGCCAAAAAATGGATGATACCAAGTTTAGTTTTCTAAAAAGTTTTTAATCGTTTACACAGTACTCAATTAACCGTGAACAACTCACTTCCATGAAATTATTTAAATACTAAATTAAACTTGATTTTTGCTCTAATTGTTTGGATAAATGGAAATAAGAGTACAAATAGAGTTGCAAAAAAATAAGAGAGCAGTTTTTTATATGCTTTCTTAAACTTATTGTAAATCTTTTTAAGATTGTATCTATAAGTTGAAAATATTATACTGACTAGATTGCCATGCAATCCTTTTAAAAAGTTTCTTCCCATTCTATAATACTGTTTTGTATGAGAAAAAACACTTTCAATTGAAGAGCGTATTTTAAGATGTTTGTATCTTTTTTATTGTTGGGTGTTTCAATAAGCACTGTAGTTTCTGCTTTGTAATCGTGTCCTCTAAATCTTTTATCTGCCAAAAAATTGATTGTTTTATGAAAGATAGTTTGTGTCGTTTCATTTGCTTGATTGAGGACTTCTTTTAAAATACGATCATCATAAGGATTGCCCTTATACGTATCAGCATGGAGAATAAAGCACTCTTTTGCAGTTGTAATGAAAGTGGATTTATTACCAAATTCATGCCGTTTATGGGCTTTACCTTACGAAATACAGACAACTTCTGCTTCATGAAAGCTATAGAGTAAAATGGCCTCCTTTATCAAGAAACATCGCTCTTGTATTATAATTCCATTCTTCAAAAATAAATTCCTTTATTTTCTCTCGTCTAAATTCAATAAATCTTTTTACATCACCTAAATTATTCCAGTCAAAACTACCATATTTTTTTGATAACTCTTCAACAATTTTATCTATTTCATTATGTGAAATAAGTGGGGCTAAATTATACGCCTCGATTTTCTTATCAACAACATTATTGCCTTTTGATGAGTTAGAAGCAACTGTATCAATAACAAGATTACCTATATTATGTAAATATGACTCTTCAAATTCCTCTGTAAACTTTAAATTTTTTGCTTTTTTAGCAGTAATATGCTCAATTGATAATTTAAGACGTGAGTCATTTTCAAAGAAGGATTTTTTAGTTAATACAGGAAATCCTTTCTGCTTTCTTAGATAATTTTCATATTTGAAGAGTATATACTTCGTCACACCGTCATAGAAATCTATATTTGGCACATTTTCTTTAAATAAAGTAATTATCCTCCACCAGTTGTCACGAAAAATTATTTTTATATCGTTGTATAGTTGAACAAAATCTCCTTTAAAATCCCTTGCAAGTTCATAAAAATATTTAACTCCCGTATCAGCTCTTTTTCCTGCAACTAATGAAATAAATGCATAAAGTTCTGCTAGACTAGCTATCTCTCTAAAATTTCTTTTGTCATCATACTTATCATATTTAAAAGAACCCATCAGTAATGGATAAAAATTAGCTATTCGATTAAGCATAAATAGATCGTCTATTTTAGGAGCATTAATACTATTCATGACTATTTTTTCAATTATTTCAAAAGATTCCTTTAATTCTTTACTTATTTTTTTTATTAATTTTATTTTGTTATCGCTTGAATATGTTTGATTTATGATTTCTTTTATAAAATCTTTAGGATTTCTAAATTCCTGGCCTGTCCAATTTAGGCTCGAAATGACATAATACATAATAATTTGCTCTTCTTTTATCAAACCTTCAAGGGATTCGCTTTTTCTGTAGATTTTTGCGAAATTGTTTTCAATATCTCCTAATAATTGTTCTGATCTATTTAAAGTTATACTTACTTGGTACATCAAAAAGCTTTTAATAGCCTCTAAATCAGTTAATCTTTTCCCTCTATCATTAATCAATTCGAAAATCTGTGCTGCATCAGATTTATTGTTAACTGTATGGACCAGAACAAGAGAGTTTTCCAGTTTTTGCAATAGTTGCTCTGCAATTTCTGTGTTTAGTTTGTTTATTTCTTCCTCAAAGAATCTCTTTGCATTGAATAATCTAATTTGTGATTTAGTATCGAAATCAGTAGGCATATTATGATTAATAATATATGTATGAAAAAAGGAATTATCGTTGTTTGAAGTATTTAACTTAAATACTCCTTCATCTTCGATATATCGCCTATATATTTTCTTTTTTAATTGACCTCTACTATTAAGAAAATCAAGGATGGCTTTTATAAATA
The Nitratiruptor tergarcus DSM 16512 genome window above contains:
- the argF gene encoding ornithine carbamoyltransferase, yielding MRHFLTLKDFTKEEILEIITLAEQIKTETKRKEFVPYLENQTLAMIFEKSSTRTRVSFEVGIYQLGGIGLFLSKNDLQLGRGEPMKDTARVVSRMCDMVMIRTFEQAKLEEFAAYSKVPVINGLTNEYHPVQLMADYLTMREFGKAENPVVAYVGDGNNMAHSWLMLVSKLGFTLRIATPKGYEPAKNVVEDALRFAKESGAKIEFTNDPKEAVANADVVTTDTWISMGQEDEKEKRLKDFQGYMVDKQMMALAKPDAIFLHCLPAYRGYEVSEEIFEAHAEEIFTEAENRLHAQKGVMVWLDRKRRG
- the hemB gene encoding porphobilinogen synthase; this translates as MFKRFRRLRINPVLRDLVQEIRLDINDFIYPLFVRNGEGVKNEIASMPGVYQMSIDEILKECEELKSLGLKAVILFGIPDTKDSVGSEALCEHGIIARAVRAIKETHPDMFVVTDLCFCEYTDHGHCGVLDPKLQTVDNDSTLTLLAEQAIVHAKAGADMIAPSGMMDGMITAIRARLDEAGFSHIPIMSYSTKFASSYYGPFRDVAESAPSFGDRRSYQMNPANRREAILESIEDETEGADILMVKPALAYLDIVRDIREASMLPLAVYNVSGEYSMLKMAARAGVIDYERVMMETLLGFKRAGADIIITYHAKEAAKLL
- the ribA gene encoding GTP cyclohydrolase II is translated as MDIKVSEKANLPTKYGDFTIQCFAQGCKEHLVIMKEPLGDVPVVRVHSECLTGDTLGSKKCDCGEQLEFALNYIAKHGGMVIYLRQEGRNIGLLNKVNAYALQDRGYDTIEANHQLGFSADERTYEMVEFILDFYGIKKIKLLTNNPKKIESLKDVEIIERIPIKVTPNPHNEKYLQIKKEKMGHLL
- the rsmG gene encoding 16S rRNA (guanine(527)-N(7))-methyltransferase RsmG; protein product: MQDKLELFSQKLLEWNAIHNLTGAKTPQEVQNNINDSLYPLQFLDSTPQKALDIGTGAGFPGLVLAIAMPQTHWILVEPRKKRASFLHYIKTALKLDNVTVIPSRIEEIAPTKVDLITSRAVMPTKDLLQLAKDFIDKETTILLYKGEEVTRELDDITNYQIKQNGKRRYLFLKGKDVI
- a CDS encoding PP0621 family protein, with product MLFKILLLAAIIGGVYYFFIKKKPLPDKETDVMVECDKCGTYFSSKEAIIKDGKYYCSKKCAGVKE
- a CDS encoding alanine racemase encodes the protein MAYIKLSKNAFFHNLELIAKKAGGNEKVAIVLKDNAYGHGLLEIAKLASEYGIKRAVVRNTAEAKEIENLFDYILILADAPQQKEKFHYTINSLEDLKRFPTGSHIELKIDTGMHRNGIVPDELEEAFKIIQKRALNLKGVFTHFRSADELSSELFWQERNFDEVKKRSLELVKRYELPKPLFHSCNSAALFRKQRIEDDFARVGIAAYGYLETDEIFKSPPLKPVLSLWARRLSSRVLKKGQRVGYGGVFEADRDMVVSAYDIGYGDGIFRAQKSIVDGKILGRVSMDNIIVEGKQDKICIFDDAKRVAKEIGTISYEVLVKLSPNLARIVCE
- a CDS encoding type II toxin-antitoxin system VapC family toxin gives rise to the protein MKIFLDANIILDILDIKREFHEYSVKTYEYLILNHQIFTSCDLITTIYYINAKIDKEKAILNIQKIIKTLTLIEFSNEDVEKACDLMLRDKDFKDLEDTLQYIMAKKQNCNMIISNDENFVSKDIEILNSKEFFNRFIKE
- a CDS encoding ribbon-helix-helix protein, CopG family, with translation MTVRKNFLLDEIIAKHLEEIAKKEKTTQSEVIRKLIEEKYQEYLKEEKLRAFQSIMQVEPGSLVGKTIQSVKEEMGNNI
- the istB gene encoding IS21-like element helper ATPase IstB; this encodes MHKEIHSINEQIQEYAALFKLPAIKESFSSIAQEAAKKNLSYSHFLLELFRYEHQKKIERSKATTLKMAGFPKVKTLEMFDFSSSAVDRNIINELSTLRFIENAENILLIGPSGVGKTHLAIALGYLATQARIKTKFITAADLLLQLEIAQQTNRLQYYFKKVINTVKLLIIDEFGYIKLNENQANLFFQVINKRYETGSIIITSNLSFTKFKEVLNNDEALTTAVLDRLIHHSHILNIQGESYRLKQKRKAGVLTRLDNNF
- the istA gene encoding IS21 family transposase, whose translation is MITYEEFVMVHTLYRQGYSIRAIARMTGLDRRTVSKRLKEDKLLPRKPRVYKSKLDPYKEYIKKRIAQGLPDKIPSTVIYREITAKGYEGKIRILQAFMSGLYKEHMNVKEEEVVRFETDPGEQAQADWTVIRRGKNPVYAFAMILGYSRYAFICFTDNMRFDSFINCHKKAFAFFGGVPRTILYDNLKSVVIEHNAYGNAKHRFNERFLDFSKEYGFIPKLCKPYRAKTKGKVERVIGYMKGNFYIPLKARLKNSSLVIDTKLLNSQIFQWLEIVHNRVHATTKQKPKELFIKEQKALLPLIISAKPKSLHNKNEYDNCIDKKLSLSNKKYKNSINIHNTAKSSLEEYDALLGVCHA
- a CDS encoding DUF262 domain-containing protein, with amino-acid sequence MQEGKLKFKDIFDGDKIFEIPEYQRAYTWEEKQLVDFLHDLKNQRIDKPYFFGTFLFHEAGEMDEFTKIYIVDGQQRITTSVIFIKAILDFLNSRGQLKKKIYRRYIEDEGVFKLNTSNNDNSFFHTYIINHNMPTDFDTKSQIRLFNAKRFFEEEINKLNTEIAEQLLQKLENSLVLVHTVNNKSDAAQIFELINDRGKRLTDLEAIKSFLMYQVSITLNRSEQLLGDIENNFAKIYRKSESLEGLIKEEQIIMYYVISSLNWTGQEFRNPKDFIKEIINQTYSSDNKIKLIKKISKELKESFEIIEKIVMNSINAPKIDDLFMLNRIANFYPLLMGSFKYDKYDDKRNFREIASLAELYAFISLVAGKRADTGVKYFYELARDFKGDFVQLYNDIKIIFRDNWWRIITLFKENVPNIDFYDGVTKYILFKYENYLRKQKGFPVLTKKSFFENDSRLKLSIEHITAKKAKNLKFTEEFEESYLHNIGNLVIDTVASNSSKGNNVVDKKIEAYNLAPLISHNEIDKIVEELSKKYGSFDWNNLGDVKRFIEFRREKIKEFIFEEWNYNTRAMFLDKGGHFTL